A genomic window from Sparus aurata chromosome 4, fSpaAur1.1, whole genome shotgun sequence includes:
- the mrpl16 gene encoding large ribosomal subunit protein uL16m produces the protein MFSFIKAAVGGLTGICRAHGHQGSLHSHLKVLAAGLKTFDIPPDFSGVVLPEKPKLKVMNKVPNLKKAKKEMKKLRDIQGPATSANTFTTGQYAIVALGGGYIHWGHIEMIRLTINRKMDPKTTYARWRINAPYKPITRKGLGQRMGGGKGAIDHYVTPVRFGRLIVELGGKLELGEIEHILTQVAKKLPFPAKVMSRESLATLQQKQADMEQNNQNPWTFKQIAQGNMLGIRRVLSPLDLHNHGRFAGKFHLKGRV, from the exons ATGTTCTCCTTCATCAAGGCGGCTGTCGGCGGATTGACCGGTATATGTAGAGCCCACGGTCACCAAG GTTCTTTACACAGCCACTTGAAAGTCCTAGCTGCTGGGCTGAAGACATTTGACATCCCTCCAGATTTCAGTG GTGTGGTGTTGCCGGAGAAACCCAAACTGAAGGTTATGAACAAGGTGCCTAACTTAAAAAAGGCCAAGAAAGAGATGAAAAAGCTGCGGGATATCCAAGGCCCAGCTACGTCAGCCAATACATTCACAACAGGACAGTATGCTATTGTG GCCCTTGGAGGGGGCTACATTCACTGGGGTCACATTGAGATGATTCGTCTCACCATCAACCGCAAGATGGATCCCAAGACTACATATGCCCGCTGGCGCATCAATGCCCCGTATAAACCTATCACACGTAAAGGTCTGGGTCAGCGCATGGGTGGGGGCAAGGGAGCCATCGACCACTATGTGACACCTGTCCGCTTTGGCCGTTTAATTGTGGAGCTTGGAGGAAAGTTGGAGCTTGGCGAGATTGAACATATCTTGACTCAAGTGGCAAAGAAGCTACCCTTCCCTGCCAAG GTAATGAGCAGAGAGAGCCTAGCTACCCTGCAACAGAAGCAGGCTGATATGGAGCAAAATAACCAGAATCCCTGGACCTTCAAGCAGATAGCTCAGGGCAACATGCTGGGCATCAGGAGGGTGCTCAGCCCCCTCGACTTGCACAACCATGGACGCTTTGCAGGCAAATTTCACCTCAAAGGGAGGGTGTGA
- the txnl4b gene encoding thioredoxin-like protein 4B, with amino-acid sequence MSLFLPKLTCKKDIDEVIKCVAEKVVVLRFGRDEDSVCLQLDEILSKTAHDLSNMASIYIVDVDKAPIYTRYFDISYIPSTVFFFNGQHMKVDYGSPDHTKFVGSFKTKQDFMDLIEVIYRGAMRGKMIVQSPIDPQNIPKYDLLYHGI; translated from the exons ATGAGTTTGTTTTTGCCTAAATTAACTTGCAAAAAAGACATAGATGAAGTTATCAAATGCGTGGCAGAAAAGGTCGTAGTTTTGAGGTTTGGGAGAGACGAGGACTCGGTCTGTCTCCAGCTGGATGAGATT CTGTCAAAAACGGCCCATGACCTGAGCAACATGGCGTCCATCTACATCGTTGATGTGGATAAAGCTCCCATCTACACAAGATACTTTGACATCAGCTACATCCCCTCCACTGTCTTCTTTTTCAATGGGCAGCACATGAAAGTGGATTATGG cTCCCCAGATCACACCAAATTTGTTGGCAGCTTCAAGACTAAGCAAGATTTCATGGATCTGATTGAAGTCATATATAGAGGAGCCATGCGTGGGAAGATGATTGTCCAGAGTCCCATCGATCCTCAGAACATTCCCAAATATGATCTCCTCTACCATGGAATTTAA
- the trmt10c gene encoding tRNA methyltransferase 10 homolog C: MLRLFSNQPFHELWRCSHLVASCVTKRKVLRLLPVSSACDHHTLFARHLNTGSRLWKDALQPKGDISEKKETVDLEKWKSVMRSRAASEEKKGVGGDDDEASDDELEGKMNGGSSLEATRELVEMWRLAGKLVPEEITDEQVQSLAELTTKSARKKFLKFLALKEGHKKARKDRQQKKKAEREASIEQSRRQGGDAEEGDDQIGSEFKSTFLLKFWSRSLDKLLAWRSAQAMVFGQPLVFDMSYESNMSKRELDNTVSQLMEVEGWNRRATEPYHLHFCNLQPDSAYKQELLKRYGDEAWDRLLITATDRQHVNVFPREQLVYLTADSPNVLRTYDPSKVYIIGALVDRSSQSGLSLANAKRLKLATARLPLDELLHWEMGAKNLTLDQMVRIMLTLKDTGKWEEALKFVPKRKHDGFYQQTQKVNNNNRVKGVMNRDGERWTFKNEAQSLNRPFKQSGFTGRDRMAGLYSDRENKPASTRVRTSFKNSVEGKKGAGKSRTWWSDE; encoded by the coding sequence ATGTTACGGCTCTTCTCCAACCAGCCTTTTCATGAACTCTGGAGGTGCAGTCATCTTGTGGCATCCTGTGTCACCAAGAGGAAAGTCCTGCGTCTCCTCCCAGTCAGCAGCGCCTGTGATCACCACACACTCTTTGCTCGCCACTTGAATACTGGGAGCCGATTGTGGAAAGATGCCCTCCAGCCAAAAGGCGACATATCTGAGAAAAAGGAGACAGTAGATCTGGAAAAATGGAAATCTGTCATGAGATCTCGAGCTgcatcagaagagaaaaagggTGTCGGCGGTGATGACGATGAAGCAAGTGATGATGAACTAGAAGGGAAGATGAATGGCGGTTCTTCGCTGGAGGCAACTCGGGAGCTGGTTGAAATGTGGCGGCTCGCAGGTAAGCTTGTACCTGAAGAGATAACTGATGAACAGGTTCAGTCGCTGGCAGAGCTCACCACCAAATCCGCCAGGAAGAAGTTCCTGAAGTTCCTGGCTCTCAAGGAGGGCCACAAGAAGGCGCGTAAAGATaggcagcagaagaagaaggcagAAAGGGAAGCCTCAATAGAGCAGAGTCGACGACAGGGTGGTGATGCAGAGGAAGGGGACGATCAAATTGGATCAGAGTTTAAAAGCACATTCCTCCTTAAGTTCTGGAGCCGCTCCCTTGACAAGCTGCTGGCCTGGAGGAGCGCCCAGGCCATGGTGTTCGGTCAGCCGCTTGTGTTTGACATGAGCTATGAGTCCAACATGTCCAAGCGAGAGCTGGACAACACGGTCTCCCAGCTGATGGAGGTGGAAGGGTGGAACCGGCGTGCCACTGAACCCTACCACCTCCACTTCTGCAACCTGCAGCCAGACAGCGCCTACAAGCAGGAGCTGCTCAAACGATATGGTGATGAGGCCTGGGACCGCCTGCTCATCACCGCCACTGACCGCCAGCATGTCAATGTGTTCCCACGCGAGCAGCTCGTATACCTCACTGCAGACTCCCCCAATGTTCTTCGCACATACGACCCCTCTAAGGTCTACATCATCGGAGCTCTGGTGGACAGGTCGAGCCAGTCGGGCTTGTCGCTGGCAAATGCCAAGCGACTGAAGCTGGCCACAGCCCGGTTACCGCTGGATGAGCTCCTCCACTGGGAGATGGGAGCCAAAAATCTGACTCTGGACCAGATGGTCCGCATCATGCTCACTCTTAAGGACACGGGGAAATGGGAGGAGGCGCTGAAGTTTGTTCCCAAGAGAAAGCATGACGGCTTCTACCAACAGACACAGAAAgtcaataacaataacagagTCAAGGGAGTCATGAATAGGGATGGTGAGAGGTGgacttttaaaaatgaggcACAAAGTCTGAACAGGCCCTTTAAACAGTCTGGGTTCACTGGGAGAGACAGAATGGCTGGACTATACAgtgacagagaaaacaaaccagCTTCAACCAGAGTACGGACATCATTTAAGAACAGcgttgagggaaaaaaaggtgcagGCAAGAGCAGGACGTGGTGGAGCGACGAATGA